In Paraburkholderia sp. PGU19, a single window of DNA contains:
- a CDS encoding universal stress protein: MNSPHSGDAMSTLPRKVLIAVDSSMASRQALAYARNILPYGAEVRLVSVAENPHTLFPMGRHVGQVLDQARDELLRDAAEALDQARDWMAQCDVRIETDVIDLSKHGSDVVDALLDAADSWSADLMVVGARQHHGLQRWVEGTVSESLTRRLRCPMLVVPENYSTTDGHLPERILFAIDGSPQSMSALQYGIRFATPNTYLRALYVIDRAVRLSDFSPIDVLEDAFVGEGKHALAAAEPVLAGVSARTTTALVRTGRTGDDVAHTIVREASSWDAQLIVMGTHGRRGMARWILGSVAGRVAHITQTPLLLIHTSEA; the protein is encoded by the coding sequence ATGAATTCCCCTCATTCAGGTGACGCGATGTCGACGCTGCCGCGCAAGGTTCTGATCGCGGTCGATTCGTCGATGGCGTCGCGACAGGCACTCGCCTACGCGCGGAACATCCTTCCCTACGGTGCCGAGGTTCGGCTCGTCAGCGTGGCCGAGAATCCACATACGCTCTTTCCGATGGGCCGGCATGTGGGTCAGGTACTGGATCAGGCGCGCGATGAGTTGTTACGCGATGCGGCCGAAGCGCTAGACCAGGCCAGGGATTGGATGGCACAGTGCGATGTCCGTATCGAAACAGACGTAATCGACCTCTCGAAGCACGGCAGCGACGTCGTGGACGCCCTCCTTGATGCGGCCGACTCGTGGAGCGCTGACCTGATGGTTGTCGGTGCCCGTCAACACCACGGGTTGCAGCGTTGGGTTGAGGGCACCGTGTCCGAATCGCTGACGAGACGTTTGCGATGCCCGATGCTCGTTGTACCTGAGAACTACAGCACCACGGATGGCCACTTGCCGGAGCGCATCCTTTTCGCGATCGACGGAAGCCCTCAGTCGATGTCCGCGTTGCAGTACGGCATACGGTTCGCGACGCCCAACACATATCTGCGAGCGCTCTACGTGATCGATCGCGCCGTGCGGCTCTCTGACTTTTCCCCCATTGACGTGCTCGAGGACGCGTTCGTCGGCGAAGGCAAGCATGCGCTAGCCGCTGCAGAGCCGGTTCTTGCGGGCGTGTCGGCGCGGACCACTACTGCGCTCGTCAGGACAGGCCGTACCGGCGATGACGTGGCTCATACTATCGTGCGCGAAGCGAGCAGCTGGGACGCGCAGCTGATCGTCATGGGCACGCATGGCAGGCGTGGCATGGCACGCTGGATACTCGGCAGCGTTGCGGGGCGCGTCGCGCACATCACGCAAACGCCGCTCCTGCTCATTCACACGAGTGAGGCTTGA
- a CDS encoding cytochrome b/b6 domain-containing protein, translating to MNTSSTYRNKDDADGTADRDILVWDAPVRLFHWLFAACFAGAWLTAESEHWRLVHVTLGYTAGGLVIFRLVWGLVGTKYARFSSFVRGPARVWRYVLGLLRGHPRRHIGHNPAGGVVIVAMLALACALTITGWATYNDAGGTWLGELHESVANLLLALVGVHVAGVAVSSWLHRENLIGAMVSGRKAGQPDEGVQRAWRSVAALMLVVVLAFWWWQWHGAPALPLSGQDPVQQPDHNASDD from the coding sequence ATGAACACTTCATCCACCTACCGCAATAAGGACGACGCAGACGGGACCGCAGATCGTGACATCCTGGTCTGGGACGCCCCCGTACGCCTGTTCCATTGGCTGTTCGCGGCCTGCTTTGCCGGTGCATGGCTGACCGCGGAAAGCGAGCATTGGCGACTCGTTCATGTCACGTTAGGCTACACGGCAGGCGGTCTCGTGATCTTTCGACTCGTATGGGGACTCGTTGGAACGAAGTACGCACGTTTCTCCAGCTTCGTTCGCGGACCCGCTCGCGTGTGGCGTTACGTTCTTGGCCTCTTGCGTGGCCACCCGCGACGTCATATTGGCCACAATCCGGCTGGCGGTGTCGTCATCGTCGCCATGCTTGCTTTGGCGTGTGCGTTGACCATCACGGGTTGGGCGACCTATAACGATGCCGGCGGGACGTGGCTGGGTGAACTGCACGAGAGCGTGGCGAATCTGTTGCTGGCGCTCGTCGGGGTGCACGTAGCGGGCGTCGCCGTGAGTAGCTGGCTCCATCGCGAGAACCTGATCGGCGCGATGGTCAGCGGACGCAAGGCCGGACAACCCGACGAAGGCGTCCAACGTGCCTGGCGGAGCGTTGCCGCGTTGATGCTGGTCGTCGTGCTCGCATTCTGGTGGTGGCAATGGCACGGAGCACCGGCGTTGCCTCTGTCCGGACAAGATCCCGTGCAACAACCCGATCACAACGCCAGCGATGACTGA
- a CDS encoding response regulator transcription factor, with protein sequence MRILLIEDDPLLGDGVRAGLRQAGFQVDWVRDGNAAETELRTQSYAAAVLDLGLPRKDGIEVLSSVRRAGVTLPVLVLTARDTVPDRVRGLDIGADDYVVKPVDLQELAARLRALVRRAHGLSQETLQVQNVTLEPATRCVYRNDEPVILSAREFDLLQSLMLNAGRVLSREQLEQAIYGWGQEVDSNAVEVHVHRLRTKLGSDLIRTVRGVGYVLMREGSAA encoded by the coding sequence ATGCGCATACTGCTCATCGAAGACGATCCCTTACTTGGCGATGGTGTTCGTGCGGGCCTGCGGCAGGCGGGGTTCCAGGTCGACTGGGTACGCGATGGCAACGCCGCCGAGACCGAATTGCGTACCCAGTCATACGCGGCAGCCGTCCTCGACCTCGGGCTGCCCCGCAAGGATGGCATCGAAGTGTTATCGTCAGTGCGTCGCGCTGGCGTGACCTTGCCGGTACTCGTGCTGACCGCACGCGACACCGTTCCCGACCGTGTGCGTGGGCTGGACATCGGTGCCGACGACTATGTCGTCAAGCCCGTCGACCTGCAAGAACTCGCGGCCCGGCTGCGGGCGCTGGTGCGTCGCGCACACGGTCTGTCGCAGGAAACATTGCAGGTGCAAAATGTTACGCTCGAACCCGCGACGCGATGCGTCTACCGGAATGATGAGCCGGTAATCCTTTCCGCGCGCGAATTTGATCTGTTGCAGAGCCTGATGCTGAACGCGGGCCGTGTGTTGTCCCGTGAGCAACTGGAACAGGCCATTTACGGCTGGGGACAGGAAGTGGACAGCAACGCGGTGGAAGTGCACGTCCATCGCCTGCGCACCAAGCTCGGCAGCGACCTGATCAGGACGGTTCGCGGCGTCGGCTATGTATTGATGCGCGAGGGCTCTGCCGCGTGA
- a CDS encoding ATP-binding protein: protein MILPRSLQGRLLILVIGGVVIVWLITALFIWRDARNELDELLDSHLAQAAALLVIQQTQSIDDDDTIDSRVPHPYAPKVAFQIFHEGQAVVRSANAPAEPMIPVNHEIGQGFATVQINGEAWRVFSTSGPREDTRVYVGERIDSRTSILLAVLRGTLWPMAVALPLFGLATGWAVRQGVAPLKRLGRTIALRGPDDLAPVAMTQTPAEISPVLDALNQLFVRIQTVWEAERRFTADAAHELRTPIAAIRTQAQVALAETDDALRQHALRATLEGCDRATRLVNQLLVLSRLESGATLELTKVDLSALAQRMVAELAPTAIAKRQSLAFDGARHCYVTGDEMLLAALVRNLVDNAVRYSPPGASVLVKTERDNSRAVLSVEDSGPGLADSDRPRLGERFFRVPGTAESGSGLGWSIVQRIVDLHSAAVNVRRSRALGGLEVQVRWHTVGT from the coding sequence ATGATCCTGCCTCGCTCACTGCAAGGCCGTCTGCTGATCCTCGTGATCGGGGGCGTGGTCATCGTCTGGTTGATTACCGCGCTGTTCATCTGGCGCGATGCACGCAACGAACTCGACGAACTGCTCGACAGTCATCTGGCACAGGCTGCGGCGCTGCTGGTCATCCAGCAAACTCAATCGATTGACGACGATGACACTATCGATTCGCGCGTACCCCACCCGTACGCGCCCAAGGTTGCTTTCCAGATCTTTCATGAGGGGCAGGCGGTCGTGCGTTCCGCCAACGCACCGGCGGAGCCCATGATTCCCGTGAATCATGAAATCGGCCAGGGGTTCGCCACCGTGCAAATAAACGGTGAAGCGTGGCGCGTGTTTTCCACGAGTGGGCCGAGAGAAGACACGCGCGTGTATGTTGGTGAGCGTATCGATTCGCGCACCTCGATACTGCTTGCAGTATTGCGCGGCACGCTCTGGCCCATGGCAGTTGCCCTGCCGCTTTTTGGGCTTGCCACCGGGTGGGCAGTGCGGCAAGGCGTAGCCCCGCTTAAACGGCTGGGTCGCACGATCGCCCTGCGTGGTCCCGATGATCTTGCGCCTGTCGCGATGACGCAAACGCCCGCCGAAATATCCCCGGTACTCGACGCGCTCAATCAGCTCTTCGTCCGCATCCAGACGGTATGGGAAGCAGAGCGCCGGTTTACTGCGGACGCAGCCCATGAGTTGCGCACTCCGATCGCGGCGATCCGAACGCAGGCTCAGGTTGCGCTGGCCGAAACGGACGACGCCCTTCGTCAGCACGCATTGCGCGCGACTCTGGAAGGATGTGACCGTGCGACCCGCCTCGTGAACCAGTTGCTGGTTCTGTCGCGACTCGAGTCTGGGGCGACCCTTGAATTGACGAAAGTCGATCTGAGCGCGCTTGCGCAACGGATGGTCGCGGAACTGGCACCGACGGCGATCGCCAAGCGACAGTCGTTAGCATTCGACGGTGCAAGACACTGCTATGTCACAGGTGACGAGATGTTGCTCGCGGCGCTGGTGCGTAATCTCGTGGACAATGCCGTCCGCTACAGCCCGCCTGGCGCATCGGTCCTGGTCAAAACCGAAAGAGACAACAGCAGAGCCGTCCTGTCGGTCGAGGACAGCGGCCCCGGACTTGCAGACTCGGATCGCCCGCGACTGGGTGAGCGCTTCTTCCGTGTGCCGGGTACGGCCGAAAGCGGCAGTGGCCTTGGCTGGTCGATCGTGCAGCGAATCGTCGACCTTCACTCAGCGGCGGTCAACGTGCGTCGATCGCGGGCTCTTGGAGGCCTCGAAGTCCAGGTCAGGTGGCACACGGTCGGCACATGA